Sequence from the bacterium genome:
CACAGAGCGCTGAGGCTTCAGGACAAGGCGGTCAGTTTCGGATTTGATTGGGAGGAGACGGGCCAACTCCTGGAAAAGCTCGAGGAAGAGATCGGCGAGGTCAGGGACGCCCTTCAAGGAGGTGATCGGGAACAGGTCGTTGACGAGGTGGGCGACCTTTTTTTCATGGTGGTGAACCTTGCGAGGTTTCTGGAGATCCATCCCGAGGACGCCCTCGAAAGGTCCATCACCAAGTTCAGCAATCGGTTCAGGTCCATGGAGAAGATGGTCCAGGAAGATGGTCAGTCCATGGAAAAGATGGGCCTCGAGGAGATGGAACGTTATTGGGTGGAAGCGAAGAAAAAGGAGAAGGGATAGACCTTTGCTGTTCATTTCCCGGTGAAAAGTTTACGGTGACCCGTGAACGGCACGCCGATCCTTCGGTTCACTCTTCACAATTCACGTTTCACGATTCACGTTTCACGGTTCTCGTTTCACCTGGTTATGAACCTGGAACCCCACTGGAGGAAAAAATGAAAAACCTCACGATAATCGTTCTCGCTTTATTGCTGTCCGCTGCCTGGCTCCCGGCTGCCTCTGCCGCTGAACTCGCCGGTGTCACCCTGGATGATTCCATCACGATAGGGAGCAACGAGGTTGCCCTTGCGGGAATGGGCATCAGGACAAAGACATTTCTCAAGGTCAAGGTCTACGTTGCCGGCCTTTATATGGAAAACCCCGGAAGCGACGCCGGACAAATTATCGGGTCCGACCAGGCCAAGGCCATGGTGATGCAGTTCCTGTACAAGGAGGTTGAGGGAGAGAAACTCCAGGAAGCCTGGCGCGAAGGGTTCGATGCCAATACACTTTCGCCCACGGACGACCTTAAAAAACGAATGGATCGTTTTGTATCCCTTTTCACAGAGTCAGCCCTCAAGGACGAAAAGTACATTTTTGCCTATGAGCCCGGGAAAGGAACGACGATTTCGCTCAAGGGCAAGGTCAGGGCGACGATCCCCGGGGCGGATTTCGCCGGTGCCCTCATGGCCATCTGGTTTGGGGAGAAGATGGGCGACGGGGGACTGAAAGCACTGAAAGATTCTCTTCTTGAGGGCACAAACTAGGAGTCTGTCGGAGAACCTCCCTGTTTTTTAACAGGGAGGGCACAGACTCCTAGCTGGAGTTTGTCGGAACATATTTTTTTGAGTCTTTTTTATTTAATATCTTTTGTTAACAATAATATGCAATCTTCACAAGCAACTTTATCACCTGTTGATTCGAAGGCAAAAAGCATTAGAAAAGTCGTTCCGACAAACTTTTACGCAGCGTGTCAGGGTTTTCCGACACGCTGCTAGAACAGATGCAGCCAGGTAACCAGGTGTCTACGTGCCATGTGTCCAGCTGTCAACGTAACTGCGTCCTTCCCGGATACTTCAGTTACCTGGATACCCGGATACCTTTAGATTTCCCGGATTATAAAGAAAGGGGATAACAATGAAAAAGATATTGCAGGTCGTGTCGGTCCTTGCTCTGGGCCTTGGCCTCGCGGCTTCTTCCCTGGCCGCCGGCAAGGTCGTGGTGGCATCCAAGATCGACACCGAAGGGGCCCTTCTGGGCAACATGATCATCCTGGTGCTGGAAAGTAACGGCATCCCTACCGAGAACAGGACCGAGTTCGGACCGACACCCATGGTCCGCAAGGCCATCGCCTCGGGACAGATCGACATCTATCCCGAATACACGGGAAACGGCGCCTTCTTTTTCGGCCTCGCCGACGATCCCCTGTGGAAGGACGCTGCCAGGGGGTATGAAAAGGTCAGGGAGCTTGACATGGCCGAAAACAACGTGGTCTGGCTGACTCCCGCACCGGCCAACAACACGTGGGCCATCGCCGGACGCAAGGACGTGACGGGTGAAAACGGGATCACCACCCTCGAGGATTTCGCCCGATACGTCAACGGCGGCGGCAAGATCAAGCTGGCGGGCTCCGAGGAGTTCGTCAACAGCGCCGCGGCTCTTCCGGCCTTCCAGGAGGCCTACGGTTTCACCCTGAGGCAGGATCAGCTCCTGACCCTGTCTGGAGGCAATACCGCCCAGACCGAAAAAGCGGCAGCCACCGGCGTTAACGGTGTCAACTTCACCATGGCCTACGGCACGGACGGACAGCTCTCAGCCCTCGGCCTGGTCATCCTCCAGGACACCAGGAGCGTGCAGCCCGTTTATGAACCGGCCCCCATCGTCCGCAAGGAAGTGCTCGACCTGAACCCGTCCATCGCCAGGATACTGGAACCGGTGTTCCGGTCTCTGGACCTCGTCACGCTCCAGACCCTGAACGCAAGGATCCAGGTGGAGGGGCTGGATGCGAAGAGCGTCGCGGAAACGTACCTGAAAGAAAAAGGGTTCTTAAAATAGACCAGTAGCCAGTAGTCAGAATTCAGTATCCGGAAGAGTTCGAATTCGTTAATTCCTGGCTTCTGGATTCTGGCTCCTGGATTCTGGATTCGCCATGCACCGCTTTCTCTCCATAAACAAGATCACCCTGATCTTTTCCTCGCTGGGGCTTTGGTCTCTGCTGTTTTCCGGATTCGCCACCTTCAGACCCAACCGTCTTCTTGACGGTGAACCTGTCTCCCTGTTCGAGGCAGCCGGTGTTCCTTCCGCCCTCCTGATCACGGGGATATGGCTCCTGATCCTGCTCGCATCCCTGCTGCCGGTACCGCGGCGCATCAACGGACATCTGCTTTCCCTTTCGGCATCCTCACTCTGGCCCCTGTACCTTGGGGCAGCCGGCACCTACGCCTCCAGGGTAGCCTCTCAAGCAGGCTCCCTGGCACGGGTCTCCCTGGGTCCGGCAACATGGACTGCCCTTTTTCTGACCGCCCTTCTCCCGGGCTACATCTGGCAGCGTGGTGACGTCAGAGACCGTATTTTTCTGATTTGTGCCGGCCTTGCAGCTCTTGCCGCTGTCGCCGGTCTGTTCGCCTCGGGTCATCTGGCCGAGCTCTCGATCCTCAGGGAATTCAGCAACCGCCAGGACAGGTTTTTCGGGGAGTTGGCCCATCACGTGACGCTCTCCTTGAGTTCAGTATTTCTGGCAACGGCAATGGGCCTTCCACTTGGCATCCTCGCTCACCGGGGCAAACGGCTGAGAACACCCCTCTTTTTCATACTCAACATCTTCCAGACCATACCCAGCCTCGCCCTTTTCGGAATCCTCATCCCTGTTCTGGCAGCCCTCATCCAGATGTGGCCCCGGCTGACAGGTCTCGGTATCCAGGCTATCGGATCCACTCCGGCCCTCATCGCCCTGATCGCCTACAGCCTGCTTCCCGTGGCAAGAAACAGCTATGCCGGATTCGCCTCCGTGGACATCGCCGCCGTGGACGCCGGAAGGGGGATGGGTATGTCCACCCTTCAGCTGCTCTGGCGGGTCGAGCTCCCCATCGCGTCGCCGGTCATCCTTTCAGGGATCCGCATCGCCCTTGTCCAGGCCATCGGTCTTACGGCCGTGGCCGCCCTCATCGGCGCTGGCGGTTTGGGCGTGTTTATCTTTCAGGGATTGGGACAGGCCGCCACCGACCTCATCCTGCTCGGCGCTGTCCCGATTATCGTCATGGCCGTCGTCGTCGACAGTTTCATGAACGGCCTCATCGAACTTTTCAGACCCAGGGGAATGAAATGATCGAGCTGCAAAAGGTCACCAGGGAATATCCCGGTCTCAAGGCCGTCGACGACCTGAGCTTCACGG
This genomic interval carries:
- a CDS encoding chalcone isomerase family protein encodes the protein MKNLTIIVLALLLSAAWLPAASAAELAGVTLDDSITIGSNEVALAGMGIRTKTFLKVKVYVAGLYMENPGSDAGQIIGSDQAKAMVMQFLYKEVEGEKLQEAWREGFDANTLSPTDDLKKRMDRFVSLFTESALKDEKYIFAYEPGKGTTISLKGKVRATIPGADFAGALMAIWFGEKMGDGGLKALKDSLLEGTN
- a CDS encoding ABC transporter substrate-binding protein — protein: MKKILQVVSVLALGLGLAASSLAAGKVVVASKIDTEGALLGNMIILVLESNGIPTENRTEFGPTPMVRKAIASGQIDIYPEYTGNGAFFFGLADDPLWKDAARGYEKVRELDMAENNVVWLTPAPANNTWAIAGRKDVTGENGITTLEDFARYVNGGGKIKLAGSEEFVNSAAALPAFQEAYGFTLRQDQLLTLSGGNTAQTEKAAATGVNGVNFTMAYGTDGQLSALGLVILQDTRSVQPVYEPAPIVRKEVLDLNPSIARILEPVFRSLDLVTLQTLNARIQVEGLDAKSVAETYLKEKGFLK
- a CDS encoding ABC transporter permease; its protein translation is MHRFLSINKITLIFSSLGLWSLLFSGFATFRPNRLLDGEPVSLFEAAGVPSALLITGIWLLILLASLLPVPRRINGHLLSLSASSLWPLYLGAAGTYASRVASQAGSLARVSLGPATWTALFLTALLPGYIWQRGDVRDRIFLICAGLAALAAVAGLFASGHLAELSILREFSNRQDRFFGELAHHVTLSLSSVFLATAMGLPLGILAHRGKRLRTPLFFILNIFQTIPSLALFGILIPVLAALIQMWPRLTGLGIQAIGSTPALIALIAYSLLPVARNSYAGFASVDIAAVDAGRGMGMSTLQLLWRVELPIASPVILSGIRIALVQAIGLTAVAALIGAGGLGVFIFQGLGQAATDLILLGAVPIIVMAVVVDSFMNGLIELFRPRGMK